The DNA region AGCACCACCTGCatctcacttttattttttattttatttattattttaaatacatgaaaactaaacaaaataaagaaaattaagtgaaataaaagtaattaaataccagaaaatttttttaaagaaagtttcaaatatttattattttaattttcaaatttggaacaatagatatttttataaagtttaatgataatcaaatggcaaaataattaatttatctgtaAGCTCATAATTTAtgaagaactataatttttttcgctCCGCAGTTTTATGGAGTTCagtaaaaattgttatataGAGGCagaataattacattttcttttatttgacaACAAATTTCTTTCCGATTGGGTATACtgtagcctacgtcacaggttgtgttattcctactaaatttaacccataaacggcattttctgcgagcctaacttaaagccacaaataaacaaacgaagtgtttgatcgtttaaatagctgctcaccagattttattgcagtataaagaaaagtaattgatattcgatttttgattaataattgatttatgtggatagtggcatagaatttagcattgcttcatggtaaatgttattcctactaagtggaagtagttgtgttttttttttatattatacccaattaaaagTGCATTTGCATAccatctttcaatttttttttttttaatatcatttcttGGTTAAAGACTTTTTGGTAAACACTtatcataacattttaaaattttcaatgtattatcaaattttgccacttttttagaaagaatattcaataatagcaagaatggaaaaattagtttaactaGAATGAACGCAAAATCtcaaaatccttaaaataacattatttaatataataaagtttaaaattacactttttttttctctttctctgATTATAAATCAGTAATTAAGATTAGctcttaattcataaaaataactgtgATTTATATATCAACTTAAAAGACAAGAATGCTTAATTTATGCGTTGTTAAATTCGTACAATTActctgttaattttaaaaattatgattactaAAATAgttatagggaaaaaaatgtttttttccttcattttgacaaaaatattccccaatataattaaaaaaatgaatttaatttatattaaaggctccacaaaatatcataaaatattgatattttctaaTGATCTATCGTGATATTAGAAATTCCGATATCGTCCAGCTTTAGTATGGATGGTTGACGGTGTAAAGCTAAGCACAGATGGGGTTAAAATTCCTCATAAAACGTACGGGTTACTACTTTCGATTGATTTTTACGCTTATGCTTGCCCTATGCCTCTACGtcatccaatattattatatttgacgTGTTTACCAAACCACAAATGAATTCGGAAGACACTACAAGCATGCTATGATGCGATCCAAAAAATAACCAACGGTGATATTTTACACTAATATAGCCAAGCAAAAGTATAACACACAACCTTACCATTCATTTATGTTGTgagattaattttcttaaatttgtttaaggCTTACAACTtgttagaattaataaaatgcagAACACTCTtctgaatggtaaaattacggGTAAATTTAAACGCAACGCAactcatgataaaaaaaaaaaaaaacatcctagAATATTAGCACATCACCTCGTGACATTCACACAGCGCCTCGTAAGCATATTCTAAGCGGAGAGAGACACCGAcagttttctagatttttttccggttttaggaagcttgttatatttacattcagtcaaccatcccTTGTTTACATTCAGTTAACCATTCATCATATACAAATTAAGAAGGGCCACTGTCACTGCATGCGGAAATTGCGATCGCGAATTCGGAGATGCGTACAAAATCTTGATTggacaatttttgcattttcgaAAGAGCATTTGAGAAGTTGATTATTAAGTGTAAGTGTCTATTACTAAGTGTCTATTATTAAGTGTATCGCTGGTAGGGATTGGGGAGCAGATGCAACTACTCTTAGGACTTCCTACCAGGCTCTTGTTAGACCAATTCTTGAATATGGCTATCCTGTCTACTGCTGTGCTTCTCAATCTAACTTAAACAAATTGGAAAAGGTTCAACTGAGCGCCGCTCGCATCATCACTGGACTGAAACGTAGCTGCCCTTCAGAGATCGTTCTTTACGAAGCAGATCTGCAACCTCTTAACTTCAGAAGGCAAGctaatttagtgaaatattacaataaacttTCCAGTTTAGACCAAGGCAATTTAACTGCTATTTACCTAAATAATTGGACCTGCAATCAAAGGCTAAAGAAAAACAGTCCTTTTAGTCATGTTAAATCACAACTGTTAATCGCTGAAAATATTGAACCTCTTTATCTTCATAGCAATCTTAGTACTTGCTTGGATCTTTCCAATGTTAGTTTCCATGAAAGCCTCCCTACCATGCTTGACAAGAAAGACTGTGTGCCTGACTTCCTCAGACAATTGTCCCTGgaaatcatcaataaaatccCTCCAAACGACATCAAAATATTCTCTGATGGCAGTAAAATGGATAGACAGACTGGCAGTGGGGTATTTATTGAAACACCTCGAGAGAACTACACTCTTCATCAACGAAACCCCGATTTTTGCTCCGTCTTTCGAAGCGAACTAATTGCAATCGACAGGGGACTAGAGAAAATCTTGAGTGAAGGGCACCTTGGAAATACTTGGATACTATCTGACAGCCGTAGTTCAATTCAACACCTCAAAAATTGGGCCCTCATTGGA from Parasteatoda tepidariorum isolate YZ-2023 chromosome 2, CAS_Ptep_4.0, whole genome shotgun sequence includes:
- the LOC107454483 gene encoding uncharacterized protein codes for the protein MSIKGVADWSWCIAGRDWGADATTLRTSYQALVRPILEYGYPVYCCASQSNLNKLEKVQLSAARIITGLKRSCPSEIVLYEADLQPLNFRRQANLVKYYNKLSSLDQGNLTAIYLNNWTCNQRLKKNSPFSHVKSQLLIAENIEPLYLHSNLSTCLDLSNVSFHESLPTMLDKKDCVPDFLRQLSLEIINKIPPNDIKIFSDGSKMDRQTGSGVFIETPRENYTLHQRNPDFCSVFRSELIAIDRGLEKILSEGHLGNTWILSDSRSSIQHLKNWALIGDKTSFSILQKVKLISQQHEVHFQWIPSHVDIHGNELADTLAKKGLDHPVPSTSELTYLELFARQKAQNKQKWLLPPIHYWYKAERPGLSLSLPGDRQTNTCLSRLASGHLKSLTFSANQKIFPLCPKCQQNQASPEHILNCLGLDWNDIHSSPILVSDFLNVNGFIDLV